Proteins encoded within one genomic window of Mesobacillus subterraneus:
- a CDS encoding phospho-sugar mutase yields the protein MDWKKSADKWLGFTGLDPELKAELDSFKENEKHLEEVFYKNLEFGTGGMRGEIGAGINRMNLYTVRKASAGLAAYIEEQGNEAKQRGVAIAYDSRHKSPEFAMEAAKTLATRGIQTYVFEELRPTPELSFAVRHLHAYAGIVITASHNPPEYNGYKVYGPDGGQLPPDSADEVIDKVNEIENELSIEVMDEQVLKEKGLIKMIGPEVDRAYLEKLMTISENPTLADEANVKVVFTPLHGTANMPVRNILTNLKYQNVTVVREQELPDPEFSTVKSPNPEEHAAFELAIREGKKIDADLLIATDPDADRLGIAVKNQDGEYVVLTGNQTGALLLHYILKQKQEKETLPANGVVFKTIVTSELGRKIASSFGVETIDVLTGFKFIAEKIKQYEDSGEYKFLFGYEESYGYLIGDFARDKDAVQAAMLAVEVCAYNKKKGMSLYEALLSIFEEYGYYLEGLRSLTLKGKEGAELIQKTLGVFRQEPLKQLGKLKVTAVEDYLTGVRVNENNEEEKIQLPSSNVIKYYLEDGTWMCLRPSGTEPKIKFYFGVNDKSLAESKQKLQKIEQDFMEVVENNMEAAKNL from the coding sequence ATGGATTGGAAAAAGAGTGCCGATAAATGGCTTGGTTTTACTGGATTGGATCCGGAGCTTAAAGCTGAGCTGGACTCATTTAAAGAAAACGAGAAGCATTTGGAAGAAGTTTTTTATAAGAACCTGGAATTCGGGACTGGTGGAATGCGCGGTGAGATTGGTGCTGGAATAAACCGTATGAACTTATACACTGTCCGCAAAGCGTCAGCAGGCCTGGCAGCATACATAGAAGAACAAGGGAATGAAGCGAAGCAGCGTGGCGTGGCAATCGCCTATGATTCCCGTCATAAATCTCCTGAATTTGCGATGGAAGCTGCGAAGACATTGGCAACACGCGGTATCCAGACATATGTTTTTGAAGAATTAAGGCCTACTCCGGAGCTGTCATTCGCGGTACGTCACCTGCATGCATATGCAGGAATCGTCATTACCGCCAGCCATAACCCGCCTGAATATAATGGTTATAAAGTTTATGGTCCAGACGGCGGCCAGCTGCCTCCGGATAGCGCTGATGAAGTGATCGACAAGGTTAATGAAATCGAAAATGAACTATCCATCGAGGTAATGGACGAGCAAGTGTTGAAGGAAAAAGGTTTGATCAAGATGATTGGCCCTGAAGTGGATCGGGCATATCTTGAGAAACTGATGACGATATCCGAAAATCCGACGCTGGCAGATGAAGCCAATGTAAAAGTGGTGTTCACACCGCTGCACGGCACTGCCAATATGCCTGTGCGCAATATCCTTACTAATCTGAAATACCAGAATGTCACGGTAGTAAGAGAGCAGGAGCTTCCTGATCCTGAATTCTCTACAGTGAAAAGTCCAAATCCGGAAGAGCATGCCGCATTTGAACTGGCAATCCGTGAAGGAAAGAAAATCGATGCAGATTTGCTGATCGCTACGGACCCGGATGCTGATCGTCTTGGAATCGCCGTAAAAAATCAGGATGGGGAGTATGTTGTCCTGACAGGTAACCAGACTGGAGCGTTGCTGCTGCATTATATCCTAAAGCAAAAGCAAGAGAAAGAAACCCTTCCAGCGAATGGAGTCGTGTTCAAAACAATAGTAACGTCCGAACTTGGCCGCAAGATTGCTTCATCATTTGGAGTCGAAACAATCGACGTCCTGACTGGATTCAAGTTCATAGCTGAAAAAATCAAACAGTATGAAGACTCAGGAGAGTATAAGTTCCTGTTTGGCTATGAAGAAAGCTATGGATACTTAATCGGCGACTTTGCCCGGGATAAAGATGCAGTCCAGGCGGCAATGTTAGCTGTTGAGGTTTGCGCATATAATAAAAAGAAGGGCATGTCCTTGTACGAAGCGCTTCTTAGTATTTTTGAGGAGTATGGGTACTACCTGGAAGGACTTCGTTCCCTGACGTTAAAAGGTAAAGAGGGTGCGGAGCTGATCCAGAAGACACTTGGAGTCTTCCGCCAGGAGCCGCTTAAGCAGCTTGGTAAGTTGAAAGTAACAGCAGTGGAAGATTATTTAACAGGTGTAAGAGTGAATGAAAACAATGAGGAAGAAAAAATCCAGCTTCCTTCTTCAAACGTTATTAAATACTATCTTGAGGATGGCACATGGATGTGCCTTCGCCCATCCGGGACTGAGCCGAAGATTAAGTTTTATTTTGGTGTGAATGACAAGAGCCTGGCTGAAAGCAAGCAGAAGCTCCAAAAAATAGAACAGGATTTCATGGAGGTAGTCGAAAATAATATGGAAGCTGCCAAAAACCTGTAA